A genome region from Colwellia sp. Arc7-D includes the following:
- a CDS encoding enoyl-CoA hydratase/isomerase family protein, producing the protein MSPVIFSEIKTKNNKRIAFAELNAPKSLNALNMSMFVLLHKQLLAWQSNDEIAMVIIQGAGDKAFCAGGDVVSLCHALKEERENSANIESNYLTQTSASIINDETIIASFGHEFFSLEYQVDQLIHEFTKPILVWGDGYIMGGGIGLFAGASHKVVTEKTLLAMPEITIGLYPDVGASWFLNKMPNNIGLFLGMTGAIFNAADALNIGLANVGINSSFKNDVIADLSNIEWQSNNENYDLLAQALSKFVQQSELAFKLIPSNVVDHHAVITQLTDFDNGADIYQAISALETDNDWLQRAQAKLKKGSPLSAIITYQHLIMSKDLTLAECFAADLNLSLRCCQYPELSEGVRALLIDKDKNPRWTYENIKDIPAELLTWFFTPLKKLSK; encoded by the coding sequence ATGTCACCGGTAATATTTAGCGAAATAAAGACAAAAAATAATAAGCGCATTGCATTTGCAGAATTAAATGCCCCAAAATCGCTTAATGCTCTTAACATGAGTATGTTTGTGTTATTGCATAAACAACTACTGGCATGGCAAAGCAATGATGAAATTGCCATGGTAATTATTCAAGGGGCAGGAGATAAAGCTTTTTGCGCTGGTGGTGATGTTGTTAGCTTATGCCATGCGCTTAAAGAGGAAAGAGAAAATAGCGCTAACATTGAGTCGAATTACTTAACACAAACATCGGCTAGTATAATCAATGACGAAACTATTATTGCATCTTTTGGGCATGAGTTTTTCTCACTAGAGTATCAAGTAGATCAACTGATACACGAATTTACTAAACCCATTTTAGTTTGGGGTGACGGGTATATCATGGGCGGTGGTATTGGCTTATTTGCTGGTGCGAGTCATAAAGTGGTTACCGAAAAAACCTTGCTAGCCATGCCCGAAATCACGATAGGTTTATATCCCGATGTTGGTGCAAGTTGGTTTCTTAATAAAATGCCTAATAATATCGGGTTATTTTTAGGCATGACGGGCGCAATTTTTAATGCGGCAGACGCGTTAAACATTGGTTTAGCTAATGTTGGTATTAACAGTAGCTTTAAAAATGATGTAATAGCAGACCTGAGTAATATTGAATGGCAAAGTAATAACGAAAACTATGACTTGCTAGCTCAAGCGTTGAGTAAATTTGTTCAACAAAGTGAGCTAGCATTCAAACTAATACCCTCTAACGTAGTTGACCATCATGCGGTGATTACGCAATTGACTGATTTTGATAATGGCGCAGATATCTATCAAGCTATTTCAGCCCTAGAAACTGATAATGACTGGTTACAGCGAGCACAAGCAAAACTGAAAAAAGGTAGCCCGCTTTCGGCGATAATAACCTATCAACATTTAATAATGAGTAAAGATCTCACTTTAGCAGAGTGCTTCGCCGCTGATCTCAACTTAAGTTTACGTTGTTGTCAGTATCCAGAATTAAGTGAAGGCGTTCGAGCACTGCTGATAGATAAAGATAAAAACCCACGCTGGACCTATGAAAACATCAAGGATATTCCGGCAGAATTACTGACTTGGTTTTTTACCCCTTTAAAAAAACTAAGCAAATAA